A single region of the Metarhizium brunneum chromosome 6, complete sequence genome encodes:
- the EPL1 gene encoding Enhancer of polycomb-like protein 1 gives MSSRKVRVKKLSVKTPLPVLREDQIDPSEYEALSSDNQISTGVEHAEEKEYHLQSILKDAGTSNTQEIPVPPPQKSDINYDALYLSNFHQPSSYIRFSQTVEECIGCQYDMSTEDTEFLKSYNGKSPTGGPLSEDDFERIMEVFEDTAAEQTPFASVDNTIVGYDMMVPSLNHLNSTSILQHAKAIYEYWGNARQEKGNKPLHPTLKFEIHQETDDTDPYVCFRRREARQTRKTRARDNKVAETLKRLRRELEDGRQLVLLSFEREMMKREVLHMDRAVFEERARLKQMKLRLGIKGEDEDLVNQKPQKRKPAEPSSVQRQQATQLRAPVRSDGRSLEQDLVSLADQLAQKENELREEIENKVQNHRRWNQNHIDLTRDPLSPVKEQGTELKFRPAKTQYLMTPPASISSEEMDVDEVQAEPMDIDKPHPLPVFQFKAGTISQDQPQANQPSFRRRIGRLQRLWIDRRGMATPPRQESSDYSDRWKYDSDDEDVDPPVYEVDPFDTRAIKFRATIPLSPYMFRGGRPSIAPEAAHAAAAAQAASNRALPQPPPAAAPQAQATS, from the exons ATGTCGTCACGCAAGGTCAGAGTCAAGAAGTTGAGTGTCAAAACTCCTCTTCCTGTGCTTAGAGAGGATCAAATCGATCCTTCTGAATATGAAGCACTCAGCTCTGACAACCAAATTTCAACCGGTGTCGAGCACGCCGAGGAAAAG GAATATCATTTGCAGAGCATTCTCAAGGATGCAGGAACCAGCAATACTCAAGAAATTCCTGTACCACCCCCCCAGAAGAGTGACATCAACTATGATGCACTCTACCTTAGTAACTTTCACCAACCATCCTCATACATCCGGTTTTCACAAACCGTAGAAGAATGCATCGGCTGCCAATATGATATGAGCACTGAGGACACCGAATTCCTCAAGTCATACAATGGCAAGTCCCCAACAGGAGGCCCCTTGTCAGAAGATGACTTTGAGCGAATCATGGAAGTCTTTGAGGACACGGCGGCTGAGCAGACTCCATTTGCGTCAGTCGATAATACCATTGTCGGCTATGACATGATGGTTCCGTCACTCAATCACCTCAACAGCACCTCGATTCTCCAGCATGCCAAGGCAATCTATGAGTATTGGGGGAACGCTCGTCAGGAGAAGGGTAACAAGCCGTTGCACCCTACTCTCAAATTTGAGATACACCAAGAGACAGATGATACCGACCCGTATGTCTGTTTCCGAAGAAGAGAGGCCAGACAGACCCGAAAGACGAGGGCTCGGGACAATAAAGTCGCCGAGACACTAAAGCGTCTCCGGCGAGAGCTCGAGGATGGTCGGCAGCTTGTGCTACTGTCTTTTGAACGGGAGATGATGAAGCGCGAGGTACTGCACATGGACCGGGCCGTATTTGAGGAGCGAGCCAGACTGAAGCAGATGAAGCTGAGGCTGGGCATCAagggcgaggatgaagaccTTGTAAACCAAAAG CCCCAAAAACGCAAACCCGCAGAACCTTCAAGTGTGCAGAGACAACAGGCTACCCAGCTCCGGGCGCCTGTCCGATCAGATGGCCGTTCTCTCGAACAAGACCTTGTGTCGCTGGCTGATCAGTTGGCACAGAAGGAGAACGAGCTGCGAGAGGAAATTGAAAACAAGGTCCAAAACCACCGTCGGTGGAACCAGAACCACATCGATCTCACTAGAGATCCGTTGTCGCCGGTCAAGGAACAAGGCACGGAACTCAAATTCCGACCAGCCAAGACTCAATATTTGATGACACCACCAGCGTCCATCTCGTCCGAGGAGATGGATGTAGATGAGGTGCAGGCTGAGCCAATGGACATTGATAAGCCACACCCGCTACCCGTCTTCCAGTTCAAGGCGGGCACCATTTCACAAGACCAACCACAGGCAAATCAGCCGTCGTTCCGGCGCCGAATCGGTCGTCTCCAACGGCTGTGGATTGATCGTAGAGGAATGGCAACACCGCCAAGGCAGGAGAGTAGCGACTATTCTGATCGGTGGAAATACGActctgatgacgaggacgtcgACCCCCCTGTGTACGAAGTCGATCCGTTCGATACCCGAGCTATCAAGTTTAGGGCAACGATTCCGCTGAGCCCGTACATGTTCCGTGGAGGACGGCCTTCAATTGCTCCCGAGGCGGCAcacgcggcggcagcggcccAAGCCGCAAGTAACAGAGCGTTACCACAACCTCCCCCGGCAGCAGCACCGCAAGCGCAAGCAACGTCATAG
- the cnb-1 gene encoding Calcineurin subunit B, translating into MGNTTSQVLDNIVQGSNFDREEVDRLRKRFMKLDKVHIPPLFLADNSGTIERDEFLSLPQISSNPLATRMIAIFDEDGGGDVDFQEFVSGLSAFSSKGNKEQKLQFAFKVYDIDRDGYISNGELFIVLKMMVGSNLKDQQLQQIVDKTIMEADLDNDGKISFEEFTKMVENTDVSMSMTLDQF; encoded by the exons ATGggcaacaccaccagccaagTCTTGGACAACATCGTCCAAGGTTCCAATT TCGACAGAGAAGAAGTTGACCGGTTACGGAAACGGTTCATGAAGCTTGACAAAGTACACATCCCACCCCTTTTCCTCGCG GATAACTCTGGCACCATTGAACGCGACGAATTCCTGAGCCTTCCCCAAATCTCATCCAACCCACTGGCGACACG AATGATTGCCATCTTtgacgaagacggcggcggcgacgtcgactttCAGGAATTCGTGTCGGGCCTCAGCGCATtcagcagcaagggcaaCAAGGAGCAGAAGCTCCAGTTCGCCTTCAAGGTGTACGACATTGACCGCGACGGGTACATCAGCAACGGGGAGCTCTTCATCGTGCTCAAGATGATGGTCGGCAGCAACCTCAAGGaccagcagctgcagcagattGTGGACAAGACCATCATGGAGGCGGACCTGGACAATGACGGCAAGATTAGCTTTGAGGAGTTTACCAAGATGGTTGAGAATACCGAcgtgagcatgagcatgacgCTAG ACCAGTTTTAA